One Roseofilum casamattae BLCC-M143 genomic region harbors:
- a CDS encoding WGR domain-containing protein produces the protein MKRIKQTTLYFQDDRSDKIYEVDLVSTEDDEYLVNFRYGRRGTNLKEGTKTKTPVLRSRAEQIFDKLVQEKVKKGYRDIHAVAQTPTAETLGEMTREERILFYLQGNAPKNWPLSRIIWRAGELKITGAALYLTQMLGTGDALQDYSIVYALGRCGGKEALPVLRELEVNSSTPEFVQRMAREVMWTLGDKKERERLQQQARDRLPASLQDAIATNNPDNVRQALQTYLNDEENKPFPVIDLLYQTRIDITRPAVNDFARTAPLAPPHFKSVRHLFKMAEYRQDAELFSILARRFELNKPLYDDSHWYGFNLPNGQYLRRYEYERNPKTGRYEVIKDNLKEVQASDDTSLAYNKKTRDYLRKRVWRTLRKLGEEQDLAYIDLAVAILLEYSDEDAHPTRERYDYRYDSNRKRIQFISFWDKYSTYLTFNYILYTNSPRYSLKPKSPAWVCQKGSQLGEPPPEEREEAFPELWNQRPEALLKLLLESQCYPVHEFAVRALRQSPDFHFQIEVSQLVRLLSQPYDETTQFALNLARDRYTPQTPQMELVLALFNCPLPLARTQAREWIENSGAVLLWYNEFIAQLVLSRYEDNQEFNRQLLPAGAIAEDAAKVIIGRAIAELMNFSQEDGINGISETLLHVFPTTLKTLDLQVILDLLNHNLAPVQNFGAKLLLNHQTPATELPYTLIESLITSVQASIRSIGVEIFGQLGDRQLREDYRDVIIAMAINAVPDLRQSIKPVIARLVKGHPQFSIQLATEFIEFMLAPEPHEGVHKDLLTLLRDRLPGWKANISGDTLLRLLKSQIGSAQELGGLVLQGNPNHWAQEWSTQDIVKLASHEIFTIRQASWKMMSGIIDRIRNSNAEKLAAVRLLEAKWEDSQTFAREFFQQHFTDTDWTPEVMVLVCDSIREEVREFGRQLVNRTFTEACGADYLLKFSEHPSTDMQSFASGYLHNYAVDNPERLQDLTPYLITVLSQVNKGRVAKQNVFNFLEQEAMKSEAAAEVIARVLTRQSATMAIADKAQCLQLMVRLRQCYPNIILPIQIKPVTEVRR, from the coding sequence ATGAAACGGATTAAGCAAACTACCCTATACTTTCAAGACGATCGCTCTGATAAGATCTATGAAGTCGATCTGGTCTCAACTGAAGATGATGAGTATCTGGTTAACTTTCGCTACGGCCGTCGCGGCACTAATCTGAAGGAAGGGACGAAGACAAAAACTCCGGTTCTGCGATCGCGAGCCGAACAGATTTTTGATAAGTTAGTTCAAGAGAAGGTTAAAAAGGGATATCGAGATATTCATGCGGTGGCTCAAACCCCGACGGCGGAAACCTTAGGGGAGATGACGCGAGAGGAGCGCATCTTATTTTATCTGCAAGGGAATGCGCCGAAGAACTGGCCCCTAAGTCGGATTATTTGGCGCGCGGGAGAGCTGAAGATAACCGGTGCAGCACTCTATTTAACCCAGATGTTGGGAACTGGAGATGCACTGCAAGATTATTCTATTGTTTATGCTCTGGGACGATGCGGCGGAAAAGAAGCTTTACCGGTATTGCGGGAGTTGGAAGTAAACTCATCTACTCCGGAGTTCGTGCAGCGCATGGCTCGGGAGGTAATGTGGACGTTGGGGGACAAGAAGGAACGAGAACGACTGCAACAACAAGCGCGCGATCGCCTTCCTGCTAGTTTACAAGATGCGATCGCAACCAACAATCCCGATAACGTACGCCAAGCGCTCCAAACCTATCTCAACGACGAGGAGAATAAACCGTTTCCCGTTATCGACCTACTCTATCAAACTCGCATCGATATTACCCGTCCTGCTGTAAACGACTTCGCTCGCACCGCACCTCTGGCGCCTCCCCACTTTAAATCTGTGCGTCATCTCTTCAAGATGGCAGAATACCGTCAAGATGCCGAACTATTTAGTATTTTGGCACGGCGATTCGAGCTAAACAAGCCACTCTATGACGACAGTCATTGGTACGGGTTCAACCTTCCCAACGGCCAGTATCTACGGCGATACGAATACGAACGAAATCCAAAAACAGGACGCTATGAAGTCATTAAAGATAATCTCAAAGAAGTGCAAGCAAGCGACGATACCAGTCTTGCCTATAACAAGAAAACTCGCGACTATCTGCGCAAACGAGTTTGGCGAACATTGCGCAAACTGGGAGAAGAGCAAGATTTAGCTTACATCGATCTAGCGGTGGCTATTTTACTCGAATATAGCGATGAGGATGCTCATCCCACCCGAGAACGATACGACTACCGCTACGATAGTAACCGGAAGCGCATTCAGTTTATCAGTTTCTGGGATAAATATTCCACTTATTTAACCTTCAACTATATTCTCTATACTAATAGTCCTCGCTATAGTTTGAAACCAAAATCTCCCGCTTGGGTGTGTCAAAAAGGATCGCAACTGGGGGAACCGCCACCGGAGGAGAGAGAAGAAGCGTTTCCGGAACTGTGGAACCAACGTCCGGAAGCCTTACTCAAATTATTATTAGAGAGCCAATGCTATCCCGTCCATGAGTTTGCCGTTAGAGCATTGCGTCAGTCTCCAGACTTTCATTTCCAGATTGAAGTCAGTCAGTTAGTCAGGCTGTTGAGTCAACCTTATGATGAAACAACTCAATTTGCGTTAAACTTAGCCCGAGATCGCTACACTCCACAAACGCCACAAATGGAGCTAGTTCTGGCTTTATTCAATTGTCCTTTACCTCTCGCTCGCACCCAAGCGCGAGAGTGGATAGAGAATAGTGGGGCTGTTCTATTATGGTATAACGAGTTTATCGCTCAATTGGTTCTTAGTCGTTATGAGGATAACCAAGAGTTTAATCGCCAGTTATTACCGGCAGGCGCGATCGCGGAAGATGCTGCTAAAGTAATTATCGGGCGCGCGATCGCCGAATTGATGAACTTCAGCCAAGAGGATGGGATAAACGGCATTAGCGAAACCCTGCTCCATGTCTTCCCCACCACTCTGAAGACCCTCGATCTGCAAGTTATTCTCGATTTACTTAACCATAACTTAGCGCCCGTGCAAAATTTCGGCGCCAAGTTATTGCTGAACCACCAAACTCCAGCAACGGAGCTACCTTATACCTTAATCGAATCTCTGATAACTTCAGTGCAAGCGTCTATCCGCAGTATTGGGGTGGAAATCTTCGGTCAACTCGGCGATCGCCAACTGCGGGAAGACTACCGAGATGTTATTATCGCCATGGCAATTAATGCCGTTCCCGACTTGCGCCAGTCAATTAAACCGGTTATTGCGCGACTCGTGAAGGGCCACCCCCAGTTTAGCATTCAACTGGCGACAGAATTCATCGAATTTATGCTCGCTCCCGAACCCCACGAAGGCGTCCATAAAGATTTGCTAACTCTGTTGCGCGATCGCCTCCCCGGATGGAAAGCTAATATATCTGGAGATACTCTCCTGCGCTTACTCAAATCTCAGATAGGTTCGGCGCAAGAACTCGGGGGACTCGTCCTCCAAGGAAACCCCAACCACTGGGCACAAGAGTGGTCTACCCAAGACATCGTCAAACTCGCCAGTCATGAAATTTTTACCATCCGCCAAGCCTCTTGGAAGATGATGTCAGGCATTATAGACCGTATCCGCAACTCCAACGCCGAAAAGTTAGCCGCCGTGCGCCTATTGGAAGCGAAATGGGAAGACTCCCAAACCTTCGCGCGCGAGTTCTTCCAACAGCACTTTACCGACACTGACTGGACTCCAGAAGTCATGGTTCTCGTCTGCGATAGCATTCGCGAAGAAGTCCGGGAGTTCGGCCGCCAGCTCGTTAACCGTACTTTCACGGAAGCTTGCGGGGCAGATTATTTACTCAAGTTTAGCGAACACCCCAGTACGGATATGCAATCCTTCGCTAGCGGGTATTTGCATAACTATGCCGTTGATAATCCCGAACGGTTGCAAGACTTAACGCCCTATTTAATTACCGTATTATCGCAAGTGAATAAAGGGCGCGTCGCGAAACAGAATGTCTTTAACTTTTTAGAGCAGGAAGCTATGAAAAGTGAGGCAGCAGCAGAAGTCATTGCGCGGGTGCTAACTCGTCAGTCCGCGACAATGGCGATCGCCGATAAGGCACAGTGCTTGCAATTGATGGTACGCTTGCGCCAATGCTATCCCAATATTATTCTTCCCATCCAAATTAAACCCGTAACCGAAGTCAGACGTTAA